The Sphingomonas alpina genome has a segment encoding these proteins:
- a CDS encoding acyl-CoA desaturase — MVRWDPIHSLWNGGMLAASMVFAPQLFSLSALLVFVTLTGGTLLLGHSVGFHRRLIHRSFECPLWLERSLVWAGTCVGMSGPFWMIRTHDLRDWAQRQPDCHDYLAHRKPMLIDGWWQLHCRLVLTRPPAFDLGDVGRDRFYRFLEATWMAQQLPIALILFAGGGWSWVVWGVCVRVSASVTGHWFVGHLAHRKGPQSWLVNEAGVQAHDVPWAAIPTMGEAWHNNHHAYPGSARIGLYPGQSDWGYVFIVFLRRLGLAWGIALPQHLARDHALTRVARPDHHEPGL; from the coding sequence CCCGATCCATTCGCTGTGGAATGGCGGCATGCTTGCGGCCTCGATGGTGTTCGCGCCGCAGCTGTTCAGCCTCAGCGCGTTGCTTGTTTTTGTGACGTTGACGGGAGGCACATTGCTCCTTGGGCACAGCGTCGGCTTTCATCGGCGGCTCATCCACCGCAGCTTCGAATGCCCCCTCTGGCTGGAGCGCAGTCTCGTATGGGCCGGTACTTGCGTCGGGATGAGCGGGCCGTTCTGGATGATCCGGACGCACGATCTGCGAGACTGGGCGCAACGCCAGCCTGATTGCCACGACTATCTGGCTCATCGGAAACCGATGCTGATCGATGGATGGTGGCAACTCCATTGCCGGCTGGTTCTGACGCGGCCACCAGCCTTTGATCTCGGCGATGTCGGGCGCGACCGCTTTTATCGGTTTCTCGAAGCCACCTGGATGGCACAGCAACTTCCGATCGCGCTGATCCTCTTTGCCGGCGGCGGCTGGAGCTGGGTCGTCTGGGGCGTCTGCGTGCGGGTCAGTGCCTCGGTCACCGGACATTGGTTCGTTGGACATCTCGCCCATCGCAAGGGGCCGCAGAGCTGGCTGGTCAACGAAGCCGGCGTGCAGGCGCATGATGTCCCATGGGCCGCCATCCCCACCATGGGCGAGGCGTGGCACAACAACCATCACGCTTATCCCGGGTCGGCGCGGATCGGCCTCTATCCCGGCCAGAGCGACTGGGGCTATGTTTTTATCGTGTTTCTGCGGCGACTTGGGCTCGCATGGGGCATTGCGCTTCCTCAACATCTCGCACGAGATCATGCGCTTACGCGGGTTGCGCGGCCAGATCATCACGAGCCGGGACTATAG